In a genomic window of Diadema setosum chromosome 3, eeDiaSeto1, whole genome shotgun sequence:
- the LOC140247046 gene encoding oxidoreductase HTATIP2-like yields MDAFRETNQTAFIVGHTGDCGKALVLELAKTKIFSEVFLVGRREVTLEGAVYKDFAMEQKIVDFDNLDAFADVFKGPTVGYCCLGTTRGKAGKDGFVKVDHDYVMKVGELAKQNGCRQYHLMSSTGADKDSCMLYPKVKGQVEAETACLGFEKLTIYRPGVLMCDREEFRLGELVVRGVMKPVDRISPGTLSNTVVSVAQAMIARTMKPAEESKVILGGKDIYRASREVTG; encoded by the exons ATGGACGCATTCCGCGAGACAAACCAGACGGCATTCATCGTAGGCCACACGGGGGACTGTGGGAAGGCGCTCGTCTTAGAATTGGCGAAGACCAAGATCTTCAGCGAAGTATTTCTAGTTGGGCGACGGGAAGTAACACTAGAGGGCGCTGTTTACAAAGACTTTGCCATG GAGCAGAAGATTGTAGACTTCGACAATCTGGACGCGTTCGCAGACGTGTTCAAGGGACCGACAGTTGGATACTGTTGCCTAGGAACGACCCGGGGAAAGGCGGGAAAG GATGGATTCGTCAAGGTGGATCACGATTACGTAATGAAAGTTGGCGAGCTTGcgaaacaaaatggctgccgcCAGTATCACCTGATGTCCTCGACTGGAGCAGACAAGGACAGCTGTATGTTATATCCAAAGGTCAAG GGACAGGTAGAAGCCGAGACTGCTTGCCTTGGTTTCGAAAAGCTGACCATTTACAGACCAGG TGTTCTCATGTGTGACCGCGAAGAGTTCCGGCTGGGCGAGCTGGTAGTGCGCGGTGTGATGAAGCCCGTGGACCGGATCTCCCCCGGCACGCTCTCCAACACGGTGGTGTCCGTAGCTCAGGCCATGATCGCCCGCACGATGAAGCCAGCCgaagagtcaaaggtcatactCGGCGGCAAAGACATCTACCGTGCTTCGCGGGAAGTTACCGGATAG